In a genomic window of Streptococcus mitis NCTC 12261:
- a CDS encoding metallophosphoesterase encodes MAKQTIIVMSDSHGDSLIVEEIRDRYVGKVDAVFHNGDSELRPDSPLWEGIRVVKGNMDFYSGYPERLVTELGSTKIIQTHGHLFDINFNFQKLDYWAQEEEADICLYGHLHVPNAWMEGKTLFLNPGSISQPRGTIRECLYARVEIDDSYFKVDFLTRAHEVYPGLSKEFSR; translated from the coding sequence ATGGCAAAGCAAACCATCATTGTAATGAGCGATTCTCATGGCGATAGCTTGATTGTGGAAGAAATCCGTGATCGCTATGTGGGCAAAGTTGATGCCGTTTTTCATAACGGCGATTCTGAACTGCGTCCTGATTCTCCCCTTTGGGAAGGCATCCGCGTTGTTAAAGGGAACATGGACTTCTACTCCGGCTACCCAGAACGTTTGGTGACTGAGCTTGGTTCGACCAAGATTATCCAAACCCATGGTCACTTGTTTGACATCAATTTCAACTTTCAAAAGTTGGACTACTGGGCTCAGGAAGAAGAGGCCGATATCTGTCTTTATGGTCACTTGCATGTGCCAAACGCTTGGATGGAAGGAAAGACTCTTTTTCTAAATCCAGGTTCTATCAGTCAACCGCGTGGGACCATCAGAGAATGTCTCTATGCTCGTGTGGAGATTGATGATAGTTACTTCAAAGTCGACTTTTTGACACGAGCTCATGAGGTGTATCCGGGCTTGTCCAAGGAGTTTAGCCGATGA
- a CDS encoding segregation/condensation protein A, producing MDIKLKDFEGPLDLLLHLVSKYQMDIYDVPITEVIEQYLAYVSTLQAMRLEVTGEYMVMASQLMLIKSRKLLPKVAEVTDLEDDLEQDLLSQIEEYRKFKLLGENLEAKHQDRAQYYSKAPTELIYEDAELVHDKTTIDLFLAFSNILAKKKEEFAQNHTTILRDEYKIEDMMAIVKESLTGRDQLRLQDLFKEAQNVQEVITLFLATLELIKTQELILVQEESFGDIYLMEKKEESQVAQS from the coding sequence ATGGATATTAAACTAAAAGATTTTGAAGGGCCCCTGGACTTGCTTTTGCACCTGGTTTCTAAGTACCAGATGGATATCTACGATGTGCCCATTACGGAAGTCATTGAACAGTATCTAGCCTATGTTTCAACCCTGCAGGCCATGCGTCTGGAAGTGACGGGCGAGTACATGGTTATGGCCAGTCAGCTCATGCTGATCAAGAGCCGTAAACTCCTTCCAAAGGTAGCAGAAGTGACCGATTTGGAGGATGACCTGGAGCAGGACCTTCTCTCTCAAATCGAAGAATACCGCAAGTTCAAGCTCTTGGGTGAGAATTTGGAAGCCAAGCACCAAGATCGGGCCCAGTACTATTCCAAAGCGCCGACAGAGTTGATTTACGAAGATGCGGAGCTTGTGCATGACAAGACGACCATTGACCTCTTTTTGGCTTTTTCAAATATCCTAGCCAAGAAAAAAGAGGAGTTTGCACAGAATCACACGACTATCTTGCGGGATGAGTATAAGATTGAGGACATGATGGCCATCGTAAAAGAGTCCTTGACCGGACGAGATCAATTGCGCTTGCAGGATTTGTTTAAGGAAGCCCAGAATGTGCAAGAGGTCATTACCCTCTTTTTGGCAACCCTAGAGTTAATCAAAACCCAGGAGCTGATCCTCGTGCAAGAGGAAAGTTTCGGAGATATTTATCTCATGGAAAAGAAGGAAGAAAGTCAAGTGGCCCAAAGCTAG
- the racE gene encoding glutamate racemase gives MDNRPIGFLDSGVGGLTVVRELMRQLPHEEIVYIGDSARAPYGPRPAEQIREYTWQLVNFLLTKDVKMIVIACNTATAVVWEEIKAQLDIPVLGVILPGASAAIKSSQGGKIGVIGTPMTVHSDIYRQKIHDLDPDLQVESLACPKFAPLVESGALSTSVTKKVVYETLRPLVGKVDSLILGCTHYPLLRPIIQNVMGPKVQLIDSGAECVRDISVLLNYFEINRGRDAGPLHHRFYTTASSQSFAQIGEEWLEKEIHVEHVEL, from the coding sequence ATGGATAATCGACCAATTGGTTTTTTGGATTCGGGTGTCGGGGGCTTGACCGTTGTGCGCGAGCTCATGCGCCAGCTTCCCCATGAAGAAATCGTCTATATTGGAGATTCGGCACGGGCGCCCTATGGTCCCCGTCCTGCTGAGCAAATTCGTGAATATACTTGGCAGTTGGTCAACTTTCTTTTGACCAAGGATGTCAAAATGATTGTCATTGCTTGTAATACTGCGACTGCCGTCGTCTGGGAAGAAATCAAAGCTCAACTAGATATTCCTGTCCTAGGTGTGATTTTGCCAGGAGCTTCGGCAGCTATCAAGTCTAGCCAAGGTGGGAAAATCGGAGTGATTGGAACACCCATGACGGTACACTCAGACATCTACCGTCAGAAAATCCATGATTTGGATCCGGACTTACAGGTGGAGAGTTTGGCCTGTCCCAAGTTTGCTCCCTTGGTGGAGTCGGGTGCCCTGTCAACCAGTGTTACCAAGAAAGTGGTCTATGAAACCCTGCGTCCCTTGGTTGGAAAGGTGGATAGCTTGATTTTGGGCTGTACCCATTATCCACTCCTCAGACCTATTATTCAAAATGTCATGGGACCCAAGGTTCAGCTCATCGATAGTGGGGCAGAGTGCGTACGGGATATCTCAGTCTTACTTAATTATTTTGAAATCAATCGTGGTCGCGATGCCGGACCACTCCATCACCGTTTTTACACAACAGCCAGTAGCCAAAGTTTTGCACAAATTGGTGAAGAATGGCTGGAAAAAGAGATTCATGTGGAGCATGTAGAATTATGA
- the scpB gene encoding SMC-Scp complex subunit ScpB — MSTLAKIEALLFVAGEDGIRVRQLAELLSLPPTGIQQSLEKLVQKYERDPDSSLALIETGGAYRLVTKPQFSEILKEYSKAPINQSLSRAALETLSIVAYKQPITRIEIDAIRGVNSSGALAKLQAFDLIREDGKKEVLGRPNLYVTTDYFLDYMGINHLEELPVIDELEIQARESQLFGERIEEDENQ, encoded by the coding sequence ATGAGTACTTTAGCAAAAATAGAAGCGCTCTTGTTTGTAGCGGGTGAAGATGGGATTAGAGTCCGCCAGTTAGCTGAACTCCTCTCTCTGCCACCGACAGGCATCCAACAGAGTTTAGAAAAATTAGTCCAGAAGTATGAAAGGGACCCAGATTCCAGTTTGGCCCTGATTGAGACAGGGGGCGCTTATAGATTGGTGACCAAGCCTCAGTTTTCAGAGATTTTGAAGGAATACTCTAAGGCACCTATCAACCAGAGTTTATCTCGGGCTGCCCTTGAGACCTTGTCCATCGTTGCCTACAAACAACCCATCACACGGATAGAAATTGATGCCATCCGTGGGGTCAACTCGAGTGGGGCCTTGGCAAAGTTGCAGGCCTTTGACTTGATACGAGAAGACGGGAAAAAAGAAGTGTTGGGTCGCCCCAACCTCTATGTGACTACAGATTATTTCCTAGATTACATGGGGATAAACCATTTAGAAGAATTACCAGTGATTGATGAGCTTGAGATTCAAGCCCGAGAAAGCCAATTATTTGGTGAAAGGATAGAAGAAGATGAGAATCAATAA
- a CDS encoding ABC transporter ATP-binding protein, translated as MASLLTLENIHKTFEAGTVNENHVLKGLDLEVEEGDFISVIGGNGAGKSTLMNILAGNLSVDEGDLLLAGKSIKNLSVRKRAKDIARVFQDPKMGTASRLTIEENMAIALRRGQKRGLGWGVKEKDRIQFQEALKELNIGLESRLKVDTQYLSGGQRQALTLVMAALVKPKLLLLDEHTAALDPKTSQMVMDLTQKIVEHHQLTTLMITHDMNHAIEYGNRLIMLYQGKIVVDVKGEEKKHLTVEDLMHLFQKNSGQSLVSDELVLG; from the coding sequence ATGGCAAGTTTGTTAACACTTGAAAATATTCACAAAACATTTGAAGCAGGGACGGTCAATGAGAACCATGTCCTCAAAGGGTTAGATTTAGAGGTTGAAGAGGGAGATTTTATCTCTGTGATCGGTGGAAATGGAGCAGGGAAATCCACTTTGATGAATATCTTGGCTGGCAATCTATCGGTGGACGAAGGGGACCTTTTATTGGCAGGCAAATCCATTAAAAATCTGAGTGTAAGAAAGAGAGCCAAGGATATCGCCCGTGTTTTTCAAGATCCTAAGATGGGAACAGCTTCTCGTTTGACGATTGAGGAGAATATGGCTATTGCCTTGAGACGCGGGCAGAAGAGAGGGCTTGGTTGGGGCGTGAAGGAGAAGGATAGAATCCAGTTCCAAGAGGCCTTGAAGGAGTTGAATATTGGTCTTGAAAGCCGCTTAAAAGTAGATACTCAATACCTCTCAGGAGGACAAAGACAGGCTTTGACCCTAGTCATGGCAGCTCTGGTGAAACCCAAACTCTTGCTTTTGGATGAACATACTGCGGCACTTGACCCGAAAACGAGTCAAATGGTGATGGATTTGACGCAAAAGATTGTGGAACACCATCAGTTGACGACTTTGATGATTACCCACGATATGAACCATGCGATTGAGTACGGCAATCGTCTCATTATGCTCTATCAGGGTAAGATAGTGGTGGATGTCAAGGGAGAGGAGAAAAAGCATCTGACGGTTGAAGATCTCATGCATCTCTTCCAGAAAAATAGTGGCCAAAGTCTAGTTAGTGATGAATTAGTTTTGGGATAA
- the xerD gene encoding site-specific tyrosine recombinase XerD, with the protein MRDKISAFLEEKQGLSANSKQSYKYDLEQFLDLVGERISETSLKIYQAQLANLKISAQKRKISACNRFLYFLYQKGEVDSFYRLELAKQAEKKTEKPELLDLDSFWQESDYPEGRLLALLILEMGLLPSEILALKVEDINLDFQVLRIQKASQQRIVTIPTSLLSELEPLMGQTYLFERAGKAYSRQWAFRQLEAFVKEKGFSTLSAQALREQFILRQIEKKVNLYEIAKKLGLKTVLTLEKYR; encoded by the coding sequence ATGAGAGACAAGATTTCAGCCTTTTTAGAGGAAAAGCAGGGCTTATCTGCCAATTCTAAGCAGTCATATAAGTATGATTTAGAACAGTTTTTAGATTTGGTAGGTGAGCGGATTTCTGAGACCAGTCTCAAGATTTACCAAGCCCAGCTAGCCAATCTAAAAATCAGCGCCCAGAAGCGAAAGATTTCGGCCTGTAACCGATTTCTCTACTTTCTCTATCAAAAAGGAGAAGTGGATAGCTTTTACCGCTTGGAATTAGCTAAACAAGCTGAAAAGAAGACCGAAAAGCCAGAACTGTTAGACCTAGACTCTTTTTGGCAGGAAAGTGACTATCCAGAGGGTCGCTTGCTAGCACTCTTAATCCTAGAAATGGGGCTCTTGCCGAGTGAGATTTTAGCTCTCAAGGTTGAGGATATCAATCTGGATTTTCAGGTGTTGCGAATCCAGAAGGCTTCCCAACAGAGGATTGTCACCATTCCCACGAGCTTGCTTTCAGAATTGGAACCCTTGATGGGGCAGACCTATCTCTTTGAAAGGGCAGGGAAAGCCTATTCTCGTCAGTGGGCCTTCCGTCAGTTAGAAGCTTTTGTCAAGGAGAAAGGTTTCTCAACCTTATCCGCTCAAGCCTTGCGGGAACAGTTTATTCTAAGACAAATAGAAAAGAAGGTCAATTTGTACGAAATTGCAAAAAAATTAGGATTAAAAACAGTCCTGACCTTAGAAAAATATAGATAA
- a CDS encoding ABC transporter permease encodes MNFVLSSLSEGLLWSIMAIGVYLTFRILDIADMTAEGAFPLGAAVVVSQIQAGTNPWIATLLALLAGMVAGLVSGMLHTKMKIPALLTGIVTLTGLYSINIKIMGSVPNLSLGDSSTVFKQLASLGLTNEEAVFSFSLACLLLVCLVLTLLMKTEIGLVLRSTGDNIPMSEANGVNVDTMKIVGYMISNGLIALCGSLFAQNDGFSDVTSGTGTIVVGLSAVIIAEVLIHDLTIGGRLLSIGIGAIVYRLIILNIYEIPNLDQNLVRLFNAILLALVLFAPELQKRLKIRGLKLRNE; translated from the coding sequence ATGAATTTTGTATTATCTAGTTTATCAGAAGGTTTGCTATGGTCGATTATGGCTATTGGGGTCTACTTGACTTTCCGTATTTTGGATATTGCAGATATGACTGCTGAAGGAGCCTTTCCTCTGGGGGCAGCAGTCGTTGTATCTCAGATACAGGCAGGGACAAATCCTTGGATTGCGACCTTACTTGCTTTGCTGGCAGGTATGGTAGCAGGTCTTGTATCAGGAATGCTTCACACCAAGATGAAAATTCCAGCTCTCTTGACAGGGATTGTGACCTTGACAGGGCTTTATTCCATCAATATTAAAATCATGGGAAGTGTGCCCAATCTTTCCTTGGGAGATTCTTCGACTGTCTTTAAACAGTTGGCGAGCTTAGGACTGACAAATGAAGAAGCTGTTTTCTCATTCAGTTTGGCCTGTCTCTTACTTGTTTGTTTGGTCTTGACTCTTTTGATGAAAACAGAGATTGGCTTGGTCTTGCGTTCGACTGGGGACAATATTCCGATGAGTGAGGCCAATGGGGTCAATGTAGACACCATGAAGATTGTTGGTTACATGATTTCAAACGGCTTGATTGCCCTATGTGGTTCTTTGTTTGCCCAAAATGATGGATTTTCAGATGTGACTTCTGGGACAGGAACCATTGTTGTTGGTTTGAGTGCAGTGATTATTGCGGAAGTCTTGATCCACGATTTGACCATTGGAGGCCGTTTGTTATCCATCGGAATTGGTGCAATTGTTTACCGTTTGATTATTTTAAATATCTATGAAATTCCAAATCTAGATCAAAACCTGGTTCGTCTCTTTAATGCAATCTTGTTAGCCTTAGTTTTATTTGCACCAGAATTGCAAAAGAGATTAAAGATTCGTGGTCTGAAATTGAGAAATGAATAG
- a CDS encoding YneF family protein, whose amino-acid sequence MDLLLAIVLIVLAFLGGALGGMYLVRKQIEKEFADNPRLNAEAVRTLLSANGQKPSEAKVQQVYHQIIRQQKAALANNKKKK is encoded by the coding sequence ATGGATTTACTATTAGCAATTGTATTGATTGTGCTAGCTTTTCTAGGAGGAGCTCTTGGAGGGATGTACTTGGTTCGTAAGCAAATTGAAAAAGAATTCGCTGACAACCCACGTTTGAATGCTGAAGCAGTTCGTACTCTTTTGAGTGCAAATGGTCAAAAACCAAGCGAAGCTAAGGTACAACAAGTTTACCACCAAATCATCCGCCAACAAAAGGCAGCCCTTGCTAACAATAAAAAGAAAAAATAA
- a CDS encoding nucleoside-triphosphate diphosphatase has product MTNKIYEYKDDQDWYVGSYGIFGGVRTLTDDDLDFPLLEFAQRFRDEDRGFPVSVTVLRYGSLYRLLSFVVDILNQEMGRNVEVIQRQGALLVVENGQLLYVELPKEGVDVHDFFETNKVRETLLIATRNEGKTKEFRAIFDKLGYDVENLNDYPDLPEVAETGMTFEENARLKAETISQLTGKMVLADDSGLKVDVLGGLPGVWSARFAGVGATDRENNAKLLHELAMVFELKDRSAQFHTTLVVASPNKESLVVEADWHGYINFEPKGENGFGYDPLFLVGETGKSSAELTLEEKNSQSHRALAVKKLLEVFPSWQSKPSL; this is encoded by the coding sequence ATGACAAATAAAATTTATGAATACAAGGATGACCAGGACTGGTATGTCGGGTCCTATGGTATTTTTGGTGGCGTCCGGACGTTGACGGATGATGACTTGGATTTTCCTCTATTGGAGTTTGCCCAAAGATTTCGAGATGAGGATCGAGGTTTTCCTGTTTCTGTTACTGTTTTACGCTATGGTTCCCTCTACCGTTTATTGTCTTTTGTGGTAGATATCCTCAACCAAGAAATGGGACGAAATGTGGAAGTCATCCAACGTCAAGGGGCTCTGCTCGTGGTTGAAAATGGGCAACTCTTGTATGTGGAATTGCCCAAAGAAGGGGTCGATGTTCATGATTTCTTTGAGACAAACAAGGTCAGAGAAACCTTATTGATTGCGACTCGAAACGAAGGCAAGACCAAAGAGTTCCGAGCTATCTTTGACAAGCTAGGCTACGATGTGGAAAATCTTAATGACTATCCTGACTTGCCTGAAGTAGCAGAAACAGGCATGACCTTCGAAGAAAATGCCCGTCTCAAGGCAGAAACTATTTCTCAATTAACAGGCAAGATGGTTCTGGCAGATGATTCTGGACTGAAAGTTGATGTCCTTGGTGGCTTGCCAGGTGTCTGGTCAGCTCGTTTCGCAGGTGTGGGAGCTACTGACCGTGAAAACAATGCCAAGCTCTTGCACGAATTGGCCATGGTCTTTGAACTCAAGGACCGCTCGGCTCAATTCCATACAACCCTAGTCGTAGCCAGTCCAAACAAGGAAAGCTTGGTTGTTGAAGCAGACTGGCATGGCTACATTAACTTTGAACCTAAGGGTGAAAATGGCTTTGGCTATGACCCTCTCTTCCTTGTAGGAGAGACAGGCAAGTCCTCAGCTGAATTAACCCTTGAAGAAAAAAATAGTCAATCTCACCGTGCCTTAGCCGTTAAGAAACTTTTGGAGGTATTTCCATCATGGCAAAGCAAACCATCATTGTAA
- a CDS encoding ABC transporter substrate-binding protein, with protein sequence MKVVRKLLAPLLVVGILLTSLISLHQLKADKKKDVFRIGISQFITHQSLDATREGFVDELAKQGYVEGKNIEIDLQNAQGEQRNLKTISQQLAESSDVVLAIATPSAQSLANTTQTTPVIFSAVTDPVSSKLVESREHPGGNVTGTSDQSSDAISTQINLIKKVLPKAKTIGILYTQSEPNSVVQKDEAKRLLEEKGFTVVEKTILDSNNVKAAAESLMAEVDMVFVPTDNIISSTMETVKQVSIKHKVPVFGGSTEMIAVGGLYNYGTNYEELGRQTARMLIRVLKGEKPENIAVELPEKLELHTNQEMADALGIDISKLEGKE encoded by the coding sequence ATGAAAGTTGTTCGAAAATTACTAGCACCCCTCTTGGTAGTGGGGATTCTCTTGACCTCTCTGATCAGTTTGCATCAGTTGAAGGCAGATAAGAAAAAAGATGTATTTCGTATCGGTATTTCACAATTTATTACCCACCAGTCTCTAGACGCTACCAGAGAAGGCTTTGTGGATGAGCTGGCCAAGCAAGGCTATGTTGAAGGGAAAAATATCGAGATTGATTTGCAAAATGCACAGGGAGAACAACGAAATCTTAAAACGATTTCCCAGCAACTAGCAGAATCTAGTGATGTCGTTCTAGCTATTGCAACGCCTTCTGCTCAGAGCTTGGCCAATACAACACAAACGACACCTGTTATCTTTTCAGCGGTAACAGATCCTGTCAGTTCCAAGTTGGTTGAGTCAAGAGAGCATCCTGGGGGCAATGTGACTGGGACAAGTGACCAGTCATCAGATGCCATTTCAACCCAAATCAATTTGATAAAGAAAGTGTTGCCAAAAGCTAAAACAATTGGAATTCTTTATACTCAGAGCGAGCCAAACTCAGTTGTCCAAAAGGATGAAGCTAAGCGTCTTCTGGAAGAAAAAGGCTTTACCGTTGTTGAAAAAACAATCTTGGACAGTAACAACGTCAAGGCGGCAGCAGAGAGTTTGATGGCAGAGGTGGATATGGTTTTTGTCCCAACGGATAATATCATTTCGTCAACCATGGAAACAGTTAAGCAGGTTTCTATTAAACACAAGGTTCCAGTATTCGGTGGTTCAACAGAAATGATTGCTGTTGGTGGCTTGTATAACTACGGAACCAATTATGAAGAATTAGGAAGACAGACAGCTCGCATGTTGATTCGTGTCTTAAAAGGTGAGAAGCCAGAAAATATAGCAGTTGAGTTGCCTGAAAAACTGGAATTGCATACCAATCAAGAAATGGCAGATGCATTGGGAATTGATATTAGTAAGTTAGAAGGCAAGGAATAA
- the yidD gene encoding membrane protein insertion efficiency factor YidD: MKRILIAPVRFYQRFISPAFPPSCRFEPTCSNYMIQAIEKHGFKGVLMGLARILRCHPWSKTGKDPVPDHFSLKRNQEEK, translated from the coding sequence ATGAAACGAATTTTAATAGCGCCTGTGCGCTTTTATCAACGGTTTATCTCGCCAGCCTTTCCCCCCTCTTGTCGCTTTGAGCCTACTTGTTCCAATTACATGATTCAGGCTATTGAAAAACATGGCTTTAAGGGTGTCTTGATGGGCTTGGCACGGATTTTACGTTGCCATCCCTGGTCGAAAACAGGTAAGGACCCCGTCCCAGACCACTTTTCACTCAAACGGAATCAAGAAGAAAAATGA
- a CDS encoding siderophore ABC transporter substrate-binding protein produces MKTSLKLYLTALVASFLLLLGACSTNSSTSKTESSSSAPTEVTIKNSLGVVTLSKVPEKIVTFDLGAADTIRALGFEKNIVGMPIKTVPTYLKDLAGKVKNVGSMVEPDLEALAALEPDLIIASPRTQKFVDKFNEIAPTVLFQAGKDDYWTSTKANIESLASAFGETGTQKAKEELAKLDKSIQEVATKNESSDKKALAILLNEGKMAAFGAQSRFSFLYQTLKFKPTDTQFEDSRHGQEVSFESVKEINPDILFVINRTLAIGGDNSSNDGVLENALIAETPAAKNGKIIQLTPDLWYLSGGGLESTKLMIEDAQKALK; encoded by the coding sequence ATGAAAACATCCCTCAAACTTTACCTCACTGCCCTAGTAGCCAGCTTCTTGCTCCTACTTGGTGCATGTAGTACAAACTCAAGCACTAGTAAGACGGAGTCAAGTAGCTCTGCTCCAACAGAGGTAACCATTAAAAATTCACTAGGTGTAGTCACACTTTCAAAAGTCCCTGAAAAGATTGTGACCTTTGACCTCGGTGCTGCGGATACTATTCGCGCTTTAGGTTTTGAAAAGAATATCGTCGGAATGCCTATAAAAACTGTTCCGACTTATCTTAAAGACCTAGCTGGAAAAGTTAAAAATGTTGGTTCTATGGTTGAGCCAGACCTAGAAGCCCTTGCTGCTCTTGAACCAGACCTAATTATCGCTTCACCACGTACCCAAAAATTCGTAGATAAGTTCAACGAAATCGCTCCGACTGTTCTCTTCCAAGCAGGCAAAGATGACTACTGGACTTCTACCAAGGCTAATATCGAATCCCTAGCAAGCGCCTTTGGTGAAACTGGTACACAGAAAGCCAAGGAAGAATTGGCCAAGCTAGACAAGAGCATACAAGAAGTCGCTACTAAAAATGAAAGTTCTGACAAAAAAGCCCTTGCTATCCTCCTCAACGAAGGGAAAATGGCTGCCTTTGGTGCCCAATCTCGTTTCTCTTTCTTGTACCAAACCTTGAAATTCAAGCCAACAGATACTCAATTTGAAGACTCTCGCCACGGACAAGAAGTCAGCTTTGAAAGTGTCAAAGAAATCAATCCTGACATCCTTTTTGTCATCAACCGTACCCTTGCCATCGGTGGGGACAACTCAAGCAACGACGGCGTCCTAGAAAATGCCCTCATCGCTGAAACTCCTGCCGCTAAAAATGGTAAAATTATCCAACTCACACCAGACCTCTGGTATCTAAGCGGAGGCGGTCTTGAATCAACAAAACTCATGATTGAAGACGCACAAAAAGCCTTGAAATAA
- the cbpB gene encoding cyclic-di-AMP-binding protein CbpB, whose translation MIAKEFETFLLGQEETFLTPAKNLAVLIDTHNADHATLLLSQMTYTRVPVVTDEKHFVGTIGLRDIMAYQMEHDFSQEIMADTDIVHMTRTDVAVVSPDFTITEVLHKLVDESFLPVVDASGIFQGIITRKSILKAVNALLHDFSKEYEIRCK comes from the coding sequence ATGATTGCCAAGGAGTTTGAGACTTTCTTGTTGGGGCAAGAGGAAACTTTTTTGACTCCTGCTAAAAATCTAGCTGTGTTGATTGATACTCACAATGCGGATCATGCGACCCTCTTGCTCAGTCAGATGACCTATACCCGTGTTCCCGTTGTGACAGATGAAAAACACTTTGTTGGGACGATTGGGCTCAGAGATATTATGGCTTATCAGATGGAGCATGACTTTAGTCAAGAAATCATGGCAGATACGGATATCGTTCATATGACGAGAACGGACGTAGCAGTTGTCTCGCCTGATTTTACCATTACAGAGGTCTTGCACAAATTGGTAGATGAGTCCTTCTTGCCGGTTGTGGATGCGTCTGGTATTTTCCAAGGAATTATCACGCGCAAGTCTATCCTCAAGGCAGTGAATGCCCTCTTGCATGACTTTAGTAAGGAATATGAGATTCGATGCAAATGA
- a CDS encoding pseudouridine synthase, with amino-acid sequence MRINKYIAHAGVASRRKAEELIKQGLVTVNGQVVRELATTIKSGDKVEVEGQPIYNEEKVYYLLNKPRGVISSVTDDKGRKTVVDLLPNVKERIYPVGRLDWDTSGVLILTNDGDFTDEMIHPRNEIDKVYVARVKGVANKDNLRPLTRGLEIDGKKTKPAVYEILKVDPVKNRSVVQLTIHEGRNHQVKKMFEAVGLQVDKLSRTRFGHLDLTGLRPGESRRLNKKEISQLHTMAVTKK; translated from the coding sequence ATGAGAATCAATAAGTATATTGCCCACGCAGGTGTGGCCAGTAGGAGAAAAGCAGAAGAGTTAATCAAGCAAGGCTTGGTGACGGTCAACGGCCAGGTGGTACGTGAACTCGCAACGACCATCAAGTCAGGAGACAAGGTCGAAGTAGAAGGTCAACCAATCTACAACGAAGAAAAGGTTTATTATCTGCTTAACAAACCACGAGGTGTTATTTCCAGTGTGACAGATGACAAGGGCCGTAAGACAGTTGTGGACCTCTTGCCCAACGTGAAAGAGCGCATCTACCCTGTAGGTCGTTTGGACTGGGATACATCAGGAGTCTTGATTTTGACCAATGATGGGGATTTTACGGATGAAATGATTCACCCTCGTAATGAGATTGATAAGGTTTATGTTGCGCGTGTTAAAGGTGTGGCCAATAAGGACAATCTTCGTCCCTTGACCCGTGGACTTGAGATTGATGGCAAGAAAACCAAGCCGGCTGTCTATGAGATTCTCAAAGTGGACCCAGTTAAAAACCGCTCTGTGGTACAGTTGACTATCCATGAAGGGCGTAACCACCAGGTTAAAAAGATGTTTGAAGCTGTCGGTCTTCAAGTGGACAAGTTGTCACGGACCCGTTTTGGACATCTAGACTTGACAGGACTCCGTCCAGGAGAATCCCGTCGTCTTAACAAAAAAGAAATCAGCCAACTACATACCATGGCTGTAACCAAGAAATAA